The DNA sequence ACAGCAATGCAAAGACACCTCCAGCCCCCAGGGAGCTGTGCACAGCTCACACATCAGCCTCCCTGAACCCTCCAGCAGCTTCCTGCTTGAGGGCAGGGTTTGGGTGGCCTCCCAAAACCCAGAACTGGGGCTGCTCACCCACCTTCTCCTCACCCTGCACCACCCTGGAGCTGTAAGCTCTGTtctcagcagagctgagcatcCAGCAGAattgaatattaaaaatgtcttaaaacTAGGACTTCTCAGCATTTAAGCAGACTTTCCATACAGACCAGAAGAGCAGACACACACTAACCTGGTTCCCCAAGAAACAGCTCTTGCAGCTACCCATGAACCTTGCTGTGGCCATTTCCAAGAGCAGCACAGAGTGAAGGCTGCATCATCCCCACAGAGCCCCCACATTCATGCAAGGACCCTGCTGTATCAGGCTGATCCACATCCCTCCCCAAAGCAATTccccaccccaaagcccccatatcaccaccaccaccccgtaaacagccctgcccaagccagccctgcagagcaaGAACAGACAAGCTGCACTTACCAAGAATCCACTCAGCTGGGgctcagagcaggaaaaaaaaaaaaaaaaaggccatgcCTGGGTGAACAGGACAGTCACCACTGCTGATGAGATCCAGCTGCTCAAGAAAAACCACCCCAGAGCTTCcacaggctgctcacagctctgGTGTTCATAGAGCAGGGGCAGTTAAGACAACATTCATTGcaatggatttttaaaaactgaagtcTTTATTAAAAGTTTTATCCAAATTTTGTAACAAAAGATACAAAAGGGCCGGAGATCATTATTTCTGGGACTAGTCTGACCAATCAAAACCTGACAGTTACTAGGCTAATATAAAATCCATACAATCTGCtaaaaatgcagggaaaaatTAGAAGTAACtgctgctctgattttttttttaattcctttaacATTTATAAGTTACTCAGTTTGCATTTTACAGGAGTAGTTCTTCTCCAAATGGTTACAGCTACTGTACAATGCAAGAGACAACAGCaagaacagaacaaagcaaCAGAGACTCAGATGTGCTGCAACACACACCACTCCTGAAGGAACCGCTGTGAACCTCACCTCCAAGTGCTGGGTGCTGACAGATTGCCCAAGCAACAACCAGGAGCTCCACGCAGTGCCAGTGCCCCGGAGCCCCCCTGGAGCCCCAGCACTGTGCTCCTccaaggagcagcagctgccccgcCCAAGCACTGCTGTCCCAGCACCCAACACCCACCggttcccatccctggaggccaCAGGGCCAGGTCTCTCCAGAAGCTATCAGCTGTGCTGTCTGAACACCTcgaggcagaggaaggaagggcCAAAGACCCTGCAGTGGAGAGCTACCCCTGGCCAATTtcagcccccccctccccgctctaGACACCCCAGGTCAGAGGGAGACACGGTCCGCAGCGCTGTCTGCGCTCCAGCAGTGCTCAAATAGCCTGAATGGGAATGAGCTGGACTTCTGATCAATGCACTTCTCTTCatgctgaaaaggaaaaaggaggacgACGCATACACCAGGCTAGCGCTGAGGCAACTGTCCAGAGCTGTTACTGGCTAGCAGAAGGACCCTGAGAATATATAGGCTAACACGGTCTCCTGGGGAACGCCGAGTTAGGTGCATCACAGTGATACTGGTTGAACATGTTCTGTACAGTGCGAAATGGAGTTTGACAGAAGTGCAGTATCCCTAAACCTGCTATTTCCTATCTCTTCCTAAAGGCTGCTATGGCAATGAGAAACCTCATCATGGCAGAGGCTCACAGCCACACATCAGCCCTACTTGGGTGTGCAAGTGGAAGGTATTAGGTGgccatcaggaaaaaatattccagtttataaaaaaaataggaaagcaaGTACAGGGCTACTGCAAGGTGCATCACCAGAGGTACCAGGGTCTTTGTAAGCAGTCAGTCAACCCCCCCATCCAAGACCCCAGGCACCCCACATCCCCAGCACTAAAGTATCTTCAAGCATCTCCAGAGATCacatcaccattttttttctgatcagaGAGACCTCAGTGATCATTTGCTTAGAGTCCATTCAGATGAACCAGATTTGCACCCACTGCTCAAGATGGCTCAAGCGTCTTCAGAAAGCAGGTCTGAGGGCATGCAGATAGCAAACACCTTCTTTGCTGTCAGGCAGGGTGGCAAGCTGGAGCTCTTGTGTGGCAAGGCTGATTTCAGACATGAAAGATACCctaggaggatttttttttttttttttttgcaaactgcTGCACAAACCACAGAACGGAGAAAGCCTTTGGTCATGAGATACTTGTGAGAAAGAGAGCCTTGTATGGAAGATTCCCCTGAATGCCTACAGTATTctacatcttaaaaaaatatattgtggaCGCTGCAGCCATACAAAGGGGGGAGGAGTGGGAGACAGGGATTTACAGTCTCACATAGACACAACGGGGAAGTTAAGACAAGCACAGTCATAGTCTGTAAAACTGATTGGCTTGCTGGGATCAGTCATCCTCATCATCCTCTTCATCTTCTGGATCTTCCTCTCCTTCATCCTCTAGATTTcgttttctcttttcccctcgTGGAAGGTCTGCAAAAAGAGGTGAAGCATGAAGCTCTGTCTGTTCAGTCTTGTGGAACAGCACTCAAACTGGCTACAAGCTGCATTAGCCACAGCTTGCCAGTGAACAAGCACAGACTAGACTCTCACCATTACAGAACAGAGATCCACCCTGCTCAGCTTCCCATGCTACTAAGAAGCACAGACTCATATGAGACATTAAGCATTTTTATGCCCTCTAAGCATCCCACATTCCATCAAGTGCTTCAAAAGGCTTTTTTGTTGAACACTCTCAGAAGTATAGGATCTGTAGAATTTGGTCATTTCTAACCAAACTGATACAAGGTCATTTAAAGTCATGCCAGCCACTATATTCTATGAACATTAATTCGGGTGCTTACACCCTGTTAGAACTAAAGGAGTCTGGACTCAAATCAAGTTCAGCTTTACTACCCTCTCTGTAGCTGATAGCAGAAAGGAACATGAGCATTTAAGAGGATATCCTCACAAAGACTGCTAACATGAGCTTCCATGACAGAAGCCCTAATCCTGCATGAACTATCAGGATAAGCTATTCAGAACTGGTTCCCTAGGCAATTTACCTCTACTATTTGGCACACCTACCCAGCTCAGTAAGCATTAAAAGGCACTGAAACTTGTTTCCCCATCAGCAGCGCATGACCCTTaggttacagatgttatacTCTAGTTAGCTGAGGCATAAGCAGCAGCTTAGAAGCGCCCACAAGTCAGAGCACTGCACTTATCAAGAGCTAAAGGCAACAAGAGCACAACACAGAATCTTGGGAAGCTCTTAGAATCCAAAGAATGTGCAAGACTGTCAAGGCAGCTTTGCCAACAGTTTGTTAGAATTCAACTTACCGTCATCAgcttcatcatcatcttcatcctcaccatcttcctcctcatcttcctcctggAATCAAAACAAGACACCTTGTTACACAAGCCACAATCTCATGAGCAAGGTATAATTCTGTAACCACCCTTTCCTCTTCACCTCTTCTCCTGCCTTACTCTAACCTAAGGGTGACAGGTACAAGCTGAGCATGGAGAAGCTCCTGTTTCCTCAATAGCCTCTTGTACCCCTTAGGAGTAAGGGGGTGTACAGTTTTATCGCTTGAAGTCACAGTTTATCACTTGAAGTACAGAAGTATCAATCCAAGCAGTAAACAAATACTGAACAGGCAAACTCATTGGATGGAGTCAAAAGGTAGCCAGAGCCAAGGGCAGGACAGACCCCTTGGATCTGCCCATGAAGAAGCATCTGACACCTGGTCAGATGGGTCACAAGCTTAAGGGATGAATGCACTATTGAACATGCCAACTCAATGCTGTGGATATACACTGACAACAAAAAGTCTCACCTCATCATCTactccatcctcctcctcttcacctTCAAggtcatcatcttcatcatcttcttCATCAATGACTTCTTCATCCAAATCATCttcctcatcatcatcatcttcttcCTCACCTTCTATCAAAAGATGAAGGTAAGCATTAAAGTTTCAAAATACTTGCTATTCCCAGACAGTATGCTCACACCTCCTACTCCAGCACTACATGAGCAATAGCCAGgaaatcacagaaaacaagCTTGCACAGGGAGTGCCAGCAACAAGCCCTGTCAGCCTGCAGCAAGTCTCACTTCTCATGCTGCCTGCCAAAGGAAGGAATGGGGAGGGGTTGTCCAGACAGCCCCTACTTAAGCAGCAAGTTATaatcactattttattttttattttttttttagcaacacAATcacacagaagggaaaaagttgtttcccaggaaaaaaaaaaaaaaacatgaggaGAAAATCCTTACCTTCCCCATTCTCATATTCATCTTCCAGTCCATCCCCATCTGCTTCAGGGTCTGAGTCAGGGGCTTCCTGGTCATCAGCATCAAATCCATCTAGGTAGGTGAGCTGGGGCAGAAGGGTGAACACACTCTCCCGGTAGTTGATGAGCATTGTCACCTCGCAGTTGAAGAGGTCCAGACTATGCAGGTTTGGCAACTTTTTCTGCAAAGATCAAGTCGGTAGATCATTTACAAATCAACAGTATTAGAGGATCATGCAGCCATCAGAATACAGCTGGTTTCCTAACCATACCTATGACAAAGCAGTCTTTGCATGCATTCTTTTCACCTTGTGCTCTTCTGGTGGAGATAAGTTGCTGCTTTTACTAAGTGTAGGACAACATTCACAATGAAATACAACTCCTTTTTAATCCATCTCCTCTATCCTACAGCTTTCCCTCCTTGAAGACAGAGCAGGCAACAAGCACACAGTGCCCAGCTCCCACAAAGCAGGACGGATCACTGAACCACTCATTCTGCCCCAAAACATCAGGCAAAATACCAGAGAGCACAATACAGGCAGCAGACCAAAGCAGTGTCTGCAGGCTAAACCTGATGTGCCTttcagcacagccacagcagctcTTCCGAACAGGCTATCACACTGTGCACTGGGCTAAGTACAAGAGAGCAGTTGCAAGCTCTTTCTGGAAGGGATGTAGGGATGAAACATAAGAGCTACAGAGGCAAAGACCCTAGAGATCAGGCCTTTCACAACTACAGAGTCTAGATGACAAGGCAAGAGCCACCTTTGGGGCAGTTTAGATGCACCAGGGATGCATTTCCTGCATTTATAACAGGAACACCTTGCAATTCAAGTTGTGACAGCACCCTGAGTGCAAGGGTCACAGCCCAGCAGGACAGCATCTTTGGACTGATGCAATGGAAACCCTTGCTGGTGTCCAAGCAACTCATCTCCATGACACCCCAGGTGCCACCTACCTCAAACTGCATCCGACCCATTAACGGTCCTTTCTTTCTCAGATGGACACTGAGCACTGCATCCACAGTTTTACTCATCCAGCCCAATTTCATGCTTCTTTTAGCAACTGGCTGCTGGTTTTCCAGACAGTGGAGCCATTAACTATTAGCCCAGCCTCAAATTGGACCCACTCATCTGTTCCCATCAGAACCACGAAGTGCTGTTGGAACAGTTACCAAGATGTTGGACTTCTGCTGCACAGACATGCTCCCCAAAGGAAACGTCATCCCTTAGATCCCAGCACAGCCTTTCACTCACCAAGGGCTCCAGAGTATTGATGTCTTTGATCTTGTTGCCGCTTAGATTCAAGTGTGTCAGGTTAGGAGTTCTCTCTGCTAGAACTTCAAGGCCACCAGAAATCCGGTTATCACTCAGCTCCAGCTGCCAGGAGGAAGCATCATATGGTCacaaagtgttttcttctgaCACACAGAATAAAATTCCCTGACAACCAGACTACAACAGAACCCCATTCATTAGAGAAGCAGTTCCAGTTTTGAGACCCTTTTTCTGCAAGCTAACACAGCACTCCCAGCCACTTGTGTACTGCAAGATTACATATATTGCTATCTAACTGCAATTTCTAAAACCTGAAATATGTTACTGAAGTTTAACAGCCACATaacaaaagcaagagaaaaatgatcTTAAAAATATGAGCTCAAAAATACTCTCAAATATTAGAAAACAACCTCTCACACAGCTTACAGGcctcaaaggaaaaagcagaatcAAATTGTCTTTTTCCTGGCTGATGCAGGGAAAGAAGTTCTCACCAGGGAAGCAAGGTCTCAGAACAAGGACTACTGAGAGACAGGACCACAGGTTTGACTCACCTTCCGGAGTTTGTTAAGCTTGGGTAGATTGGAAACAGACAGCAAGTTGATGTTTATCATGCTGAGGAACTCCAGGTTCTCAAAATCTGAAGAGAGACCAACGATCTTCCCATCATCCGAGCGGCAGTTATCAAGAACCAGCTCCTTCACCTACCAACAGAAACACTCAGAAGCTGTCACTGCATTCCCAAGTCAAGCCTCACCTAAAGTCTACCAAGCTGACATTAGGCTGAGTGACTGACATTTCACAGCAGCATGCGCATCTGAAGGTCCCCCCACTCACCTTAAGGAGCATCCCAGGTCTTAAAAGCCAAATAATTTTTGTAAGAGCACAAAGTCAGCATCTGTAACTGTGGCAAGGATTTTACCCTCTAAGCACAAGCTGTGCAGCATGCTACCACTGCACCGCATCGTATGATTCCAGCCAAGGTCTGCCTTCTCTACTAGGAAACCTTCACAGGCTGAACCATGAAACTGCATCAAAGCATCTCACACACAAGGCCTCAAAAAGCTTCCAGAGTGGCACTTTAGGCTGAACTAACCATAGGCCAAACATCACCTGGTTCTGTCCTCTTCAGCTCTCCCCACAACACTAGACCTGCTTTGGACACTGGAAAACCTGCCCCCAGAGGGTTTGTTTCACTGAAAGCACATATTCCTAGTAGAAGTCTCAGCACAGAGCAAAAGCTCTACTCTCCAAAACCTCCAGGCCCTTCATGAGGGGGCCACTGATGGCGTATGATATTTTGCCAAGCACAAACTACACACACAGAGGTAATCTATTCCTGGTAATTCAGCACAAAATCCCTTGTGGCATTACAGCCATAAAGCACAGCAGTGATCTGTTCCCCCCTCCACGCACCCAAAGGGCAGACATACCTGGCACCCTCCTCTCTCCCTGAAGCACAGaatgctccagctccagttctcATGGGCCATTCCCAAAACTTGCTTTTACCCCACACATTCTTCACAGCACATTGCAAAAATTAGTCTTGGCCAGAAAGCTCATGATGCTCTCCAAATTCCTCCTCTGCAGCTCTCCAATTTTAACTCTCCTGCTCACATCAGCCAGAAGTCATTTGAAATTCACTTTGCCCTACTAGAAGCAGGCTTTCTTGTGTTGTGAAGTTGCCAGGGCAGCCCTGAAAGCTCAGAATGAGTTAACACACTCCAGAAGTGGCTGTACTGGTCAGGGCTCTAAGCTCAGCAGCAAACAAGCTCAACTGGGAGTTCTGCAGTTGAACTCATTTTGCTCCTCAGACAGAAGTCTCTGATTAAACTAAGACTCAGTCCCCCCAGCATAAAGGCAGCCAAAGCCAGCACTTCACAGATGCTGCTTCGTTGGTGCAGCCACAGAGGTGAGAGTGAACATTACTAAGTTAAGAACCAACCTAGCTGTGAAGAGACCATCTTTAACTTGGACTAGCGCCTTGCCCTGAATGGCAGAACAAAtgctgcagctggcagtgcAACAGCAGAACAGGACTGAGCAGCCAGGACTGCTTATTCCAGCAGCAGTACTGGCTCGTACCAGCCTCGGCTGCAGGGCACGCACACTCTGAGCCTGCTCGTTTCCCCAGCATGCCACTCACTCAAATTCCTGGTGTCAAACAAGAGGAAACCTGCAGCTGGAAGCCTCGAAGGGACACTTCTACTCCTCAAACCATTCTTGTTCTGCAAGTTCCTTTACCATCTGTGAAGGCTTTAACCTCTACCACAACCTCcatttacagcctttttttccttatgctcCAGCTTGATTTTAAGTTGCCCATGTCAGCATGCTGCAGAGACGTACTGATCTGTCACAAGAACAAGGTGACAGCCACAGCTATCTTGCTATAAGGATGCCAGTGGGGCCACAAGGCTGGCCTCAGATAAGGGCAGGCCTTGTTTCTGAAGCACTACCCACTGAGCACAGTGGCAGTGAGCCAGCTCCCAGGAGCAGAGGCTGAAAGGGCAACAAAAATGCTTTGGAAAGCTGCAAAAATCCAACCCTCAAGCCTCAGCTGACCACTGTGTACAGCTCGATCTAATCACTCC is a window from the Anas platyrhynchos isolate ZD024472 breed Pekin duck chromosome 29, IASCAAS_PekinDuck_T2T, whole genome shotgun sequence genome containing:
- the LOC101799704 gene encoding acidic leucine-rich nuclear phosphoprotein 32 family member B isoform X2 — translated: MEMKKRLTLELRNKKPGEVKELVLDNCRSDDGKIVGLSSDFENLEFLSMININLLSVSNLPKLNKLRKLELSDNRISGGLEVLAERTPNLTHLNLSGNKIKDINTLEPLKKLPNLHSLDLFNCEVTMLINYRESVFTLLPQLTYLDGFDADDQEAPDSDPEADGDGLEDEYENGEGEEEDDDDEEDDLDEEVIDEEDDEDDDLEGEEEEDGVDDEEEDEEEDGEDEDDDEADDDLPRGEKRKRNLEDEGEEDPEDEEDDEDD
- the LOC101799704 gene encoding acidic leucine-rich nuclear phosphoprotein 32 family member B isoform X1, which codes for MEMKKRLTLELRNKKPGEVKELVLDNCRSDDGKIVGLSSDFENLEFLSMININLLSVSNLPKLNKLRKLELSDNRISGGLEVLAERTPNLTHLNLSGNKIKDINTLEPLKKLPNLHSLDLFNCEVTMLINYRESVFTLLPQLTYLDGFDADDQEAPDSDPEADGDGLEDEYENGEEGEEEDDDDEEDDLDEEVIDEEDDEDDDLEGEEEEDGVDDEEEDEEEDGEDEDDDEADDDLPRGEKRKRNLEDEGEEDPEDEEDDEDD